In Castanea sativa cultivar Marrone di Chiusa Pesio chromosome 6, ASM4071231v1, a single window of DNA contains:
- the LOC142638609 gene encoding uncharacterized protein LOC142638609: MKQKIVIKLRKDCDKCLRKAMKIACKANGVNSVAIEGSDRDQLVVIGEDVDSANLTCSLRMKLCYAALWSVEEVKAKPEPKPEPKPEPEPEPKPEPEPEPEPEVQKPNKPESTSSTCSCGCPQLPMCPQYPPYPMLYEARVYDYSTPSPSYCPIM; this comes from the exons ATGAAG CAAAAAATAGTGATCAAGTTGCGAAAGGACTGTGACAAATGCTTAAGAAAGGCCATGAAGATTGCCTGCAAAGCAAATG GTGTGAACTCGGTGGCAATAGAAGGGTCTGATAGAGATCAGTTGGTGGTGATTGGTGAAGATGTTGACTCTGCTAACTTGACCTGCTCGTTAAGGATGAAGCTTTGCTATGCCGCTTTATGGAGCGTGGAAGAAGTGAAGGCAAAACCAGAACCAAAACCAGAGCCAAAACCAGAACCAGAACCAGAACCAAAACCAGAACCAGAACCAGAACCAGAACCGGAAGTTCAGAAGCCAAACAAACCCGAAAGTACATCTTCAACATGTTCTTGTGGCTGTCCTCAGTTACCCATGTGCCCTCAATATCCACCATATCCCATGTTATATGAAGCGAGAGTCTACGATTATAGTACTCCGAGTCCAAGTTACTGCCCCATCATGTGA